In a single window of the Chondrocystis sp. NIES-4102 genome:
- a CDS encoding CRISPR-associated Cas family protein codes for MPYSLVLNLLPLSPISPGYCKGKHLHALFLNLVSHCDRSLGDYLHEQKTTKAFTLSPLQVMGNNQKIQYQHNKPIPANTPCWWRISLLDETLFGKLTQLWLNINPEKPWHLGSANLTITSILGTLQPNQPWANATPYDRLYAQSSHNNNKFTFSCVTPTTFGKGKRNDSLPTADNIFKSLCKRWNKYSSIEIPVTELPLLSLYPSNFNIHTEMVTDYSNSKLIGCVGNITYQAFGDLTQDQLKYLNTLADFALYCGMGKKTTMGMGMVRRINN; via the coding sequence ATGCCCTACAGTCTTGTCTTAAACCTTTTACCCCTCTCCCCCATATCCCCAGGTTACTGTAAAGGTAAACATCTACACGCTTTATTTCTCAATCTAGTCAGCCATTGCGATCGCTCTTTGGGAGACTATTTACACGAGCAAAAAACCACTAAAGCCTTTACTCTTTCTCCTCTACAAGTTATGGGAAATAATCAGAAAATACAGTATCAACACAATAAGCCCATACCTGCTAATACCCCTTGTTGGTGGCGCATCTCATTATTAGATGAAACTCTCTTTGGTAAACTTACTCAACTTTGGTTGAATATTAACCCCGAAAAACCTTGGCATTTAGGAAGTGCTAATCTTACCATTACTAGCATTTTAGGAACATTACAACCTAACCAACCTTGGGCTAATGCAACTCCCTATGATCGCCTTTACGCACAGTCTTCCCATAATAATAATAAGTTTACCTTTTCTTGCGTCACTCCCACAACCTTTGGTAAGGGAAAACGTAATGATTCTTTACCTACTGCCGACAATATTTTTAAAAGCTTATGCAAACGTTGGAATAAATACAGCAGCATTGAAATTCCAGTTACAGAATTACCCCTACTATCCCTTTACCCCAGTAACTTCAACATTCATACGGAAATGGTTACAGACTACAGTAACAGTAAACTTATTGGTTGCGTTGGCAATATTACTTATCAGGCTTTTGGAGATCTTACCCAAGATCAACTTAAATACCTAAATACCTTAGCGGACTTTGCCCTCTATTGTGGCATGGGTAAAAAAACCACAATGGGAATGGGAATGGTTAGAAGAATTAATAATTAA
- a CDS encoding putative ATP-dependent RNA helicase: MFKSNIKKRPFNFGRVFFPGDKTKIIPDEIRFQPLGNHVGNVKRLAKLWALENEASRDRIIKAIELHDMAKPQTFRILCDLDKKDQFKNYKYSFLGHRFAAKDLKYRKLAKRNNLEYQQSWSETLAIAHHNYSVRYITEDVYKLRKNPQYKHILDNDPLAYAKELYNLEMCDQIEAELACYICGDQQHGTERTFMEYSLSKDESNQNNEIDIYYLDPYPFIESELKLNFTYWSWFPDNLSSKEKKQLEKLASDKKYEALEKELDSLVKSWWEKLNKDPELTTKQAIIKPYLLQQEHINIPDNNCQYWYRELAGFIPNPMQEEVFNKITTEEHPACIVKAPTGKGKLEAILFPALIKNLRLILPLPAKSLLQDHQQRIEQYLKRFSQFYPQKEFSLVIDTGSAMERYIYRNGKKEKSRVNNPRRHLYKGDVILTTLDKFIYRYFAFGDTNKNFVFPLRINGEIDDQETLICFDEVHSYENLAFTNFKSLIDSLYQAGRSLVLMTATMPKELVQQFDYLADDLIDYIDNSEKAAKLNLSQHYRSFEWISGSSRDSNQPEFPTKFTTIVLKQWQAKPDTRIIVVVETVKDAVAIYQNIKCKLRIDIKSEDNYLFLYHGRIDEKLRYKIYEKLKERDSNNQKYILITTSAIEVGCDLNSEILISQICPPENLIQRVGRCNRNGKVKNAKVILIGDRISEYINTLDESGWDKYQQTLKQLTTFETDKMLNCIYRQQHIDDYRAIELFSMLHDYVYDADLTCESTHKKGLIPTRSWTPSVTLVYDDGTKDNDISKMPKITVSIDRLIIKSDKSNIYSHINVSERSYDLEKYNNEKFSPLSWGLAYQKNIVVKIQKNHDGVSHYEEGKEYIYNPELGFVDLPGVFKAINSSQTENRLLYESDKHKAIIHYVKPKERF; this comes from the coding sequence ATGTTTAAATCGAATATTAAAAAACGTCCTTTCAATTTTGGTCGTGTCTTTTTTCCTGGAGATAAGACTAAAATTATTCCTGATGAAATTCGCTTTCAACCTTTAGGTAATCATGTAGGTAATGTCAAACGTTTAGCTAAACTTTGGGCTTTAGAAAATGAAGCATCACGAGACAGAATTATTAAAGCTATAGAATTACATGATATGGCAAAACCTCAAACATTTAGAATTCTTTGCGATCTTGATAAAAAAGATCAGTTTAAAAACTATAAATATTCTTTTCTTGGTCATAGGTTTGCAGCCAAAGATCTTAAATATCGTAAACTTGCTAAAAGAAATAATTTAGAATATCAACAATCTTGGTCAGAAACTTTAGCGATCGCTCATCATAATTACTCGGTTAGATATATTACAGAAGATGTTTATAAACTTAGAAAAAATCCTCAGTATAAACATATTTTAGATAATGATCCATTAGCTTATGCAAAAGAACTTTATAACTTAGAAATGTGCGACCAAATAGAAGCAGAGTTAGCCTGTTATATTTGTGGTGATCAGCAACATGGTACTGAACGTACATTTATGGAGTATTCTTTATCTAAAGATGAAAGCAATCAGAATAATGAGATTGATATTTATTATCTTGATCCATATCCATTTATAGAATCAGAACTAAAATTAAACTTTACTTATTGGTCTTGGTTTCCTGATAACTTATCAAGTAAAGAAAAAAAACAACTGGAAAAGTTAGCTAGTGATAAGAAGTATGAAGCTTTAGAGAAAGAATTGGATAGCTTGGTAAAAAGCTGGTGGGAAAAATTAAATAAAGATCCAGAACTTACTACTAAACAAGCAATTATTAAACCATATTTATTACAACAAGAACATATAAATATCCCAGATAATAACTGCCAATATTGGTATCGAGAATTAGCAGGTTTTATTCCTAACCCAATGCAAGAGGAAGTATTTAATAAAATTACGACAGAAGAACATCCAGCTTGTATCGTTAAAGCACCAACAGGAAAGGGCAAATTAGAAGCTATTTTATTTCCTGCCTTAATAAAAAACTTGCGTTTGATTTTACCATTACCTGCTAAGAGTTTATTACAAGATCATCAACAAAGGATAGAACAATATTTAAAGCGATTTTCTCAATTTTATCCCCAAAAAGAATTTTCTTTAGTGATTGATACTGGTTCAGCAATGGAACGGTATATTTATAGAAATGGAAAAAAAGAAAAATCTAGAGTTAATAATCCTCGACGGCACTTATATAAAGGAGATGTAATTTTAACCACTCTGGATAAATTTATCTATCGTTATTTTGCTTTTGGAGATACTAATAAAAACTTTGTCTTTCCTCTAAGGATTAATGGAGAAATAGATGATCAAGAAACTTTAATTTGTTTTGATGAAGTACATAGTTATGAAAATCTAGCTTTTACTAACTTCAAAAGTTTAATTGATAGTCTTTATCAAGCAGGGCGATCGCTTGTTTTGATGACTGCTACAATGCCTAAAGAATTAGTTCAACAATTTGATTATTTGGCAGATGATCTTATTGATTATATAGATAATTCGGAAAAGGCAGCTAAACTAAATTTGTCCCAACATTATAGAAGCTTTGAATGGATTAGTGGAAGTAGCAGGGATAGTAATCAACCAGAATTTCCAACTAAATTTACCACAATTGTTTTAAAACAATGGCAAGCTAAACCAGATACAAGAATTATTGTTGTCGTTGAAACAGTAAAAGATGCTGTTGCGATCTATCAAAATATTAAATGCAAACTAAGGATTGATATAAAGAGTGAAGACAATTATTTATTTCTTTATCACGGAAGGATAGACGAAAAACTTAGATATAAGATATATGAAAAATTAAAAGAGCGAGATAGTAATAATCAGAAGTATATCCTAATTACAACTAGTGCGATCGAGGTTGGTTGTGACTTAAATAGTGAGATATTGATTTCTCAAATTTGTCCGCCAGAAAATCTCATTCAGAGAGTGGGAAGATGTAATAGAAACGGAAAAGTTAAAAATGCAAAAGTTATTTTAATTGGCGATCGCATTAGCGAATATATTAACACTCTTGATGAATCTGGATGGGATAAATACCAACAAACTCTTAAGCAATTAACTACTTTTGAAACTGATAAAATGTTAAATTGCATTTATCGCCAACAACATATAGATGATTATCGTGCTATAGAACTATTTTCTATGCTGCATGATTATGTTTACGATGCAGATTTAACTTGTGAATCAACTCATAAAAAAGGTTTGATTCCTACAAGAAGTTGGACACCATCTGTCACTTTAGTTTATGACGATGGAACTAAAGACAATGATATTAGCAAAATGCCCAAGATTACTGTTAGTATTGATCGCTTAATTATTAAGTCCGATAAAAGTAATATTTATAGCCATATAAATGTTTCAGAAAGATCTTATGATTTAGAAAAATATAATAATGAGAAATTTTCACCTTTATCTTGGGGTTTGGCTTATCAAAAAAATATAGTAGTCAAAATACAAAAAAATCATGATGGTGTGTCTCATTACGAAGAAGGAAAAGAATATATTTATAATCCAGAATTAGGATTTGTCGATCTTCCTGGTGTATTTAAAGCTATAAATTCTTCACAAACGGAAAATCGTTTACTTTATGAATCTGATAAACATAAAGCCATTATTCACTACGTTAAACCCAAAGAGCGATTCTAA
- a CDS encoding bacterioferritin comigratory protein: MTLSVGTTAPAFTTTDDQGNSVSLSDFAGKIVVLYFYPKDDTPGCTKQAQSFRDSYTEYQDKDMVVLGVSMDDQASHQKFKEKYGLPFTLLVDSDGAITKAYDVDGGGYAKRVTYVIDGTGKITSVDDKVNTSSHAADVLASIG; the protein is encoded by the coding sequence ATGACTTTATCAGTTGGCACAACTGCACCCGCTTTTACAACTACCGATGATCAGGGTAATAGTGTTTCTCTCTCTGATTTTGCAGGGAAAATAGTTGTTCTTTATTTTTATCCTAAAGATGATACTCCAGGTTGCACTAAGCAAGCTCAAAGCTTCCGCGATAGTTACACCGAATATCAAGATAAGGATATGGTTGTACTCGGTGTCAGCATGGATGATCAAGCATCCCATCAGAAATTTAAAGAGAAATACGGTTTACCTTTTACTCTCTTGGTTGATAGTGATGGTGCAATTACTAAAGCCTACGATGTTGACGGTGGTGGATATGCTAAACGTGTTACCTATGTAATTGATGGCACTGGTAAAATCACTAGTGTAGACGACAAGGTTAATACTAGTAGTCATGCTGCTGATGTTTTAGCTAGTATCGGCTAA
- a CDS encoding phosphate ABC transporter, inner membrane subunit PstC has translation MNNSYEPRIEPRSGVERILDSSFYWIAKILGWAIAGILVWITIQVGLKAIPAIQTFGLNFFSTSSWNPVNNQYGVWPAIYGTLVSSFIALAISVPIGLGVALFLSEDYMPPSLQRIMVFLVELLAAIPSVVYGLWGIFVLIPFLKGFTPLRGPGMLPAALILSVMILPTIAAIARDSIINVDQGLRQAAVGLGATRWEAILQIILPAASSGIIGGIMLALGRALGETMAVTMLIGNSNTATIDVFKPSNTISSLLANQFAEASGLQVSALMYAALILFLITLVVNVLAQLLVKRLQRI, from the coding sequence ATGAATAACAGTTATGAACCCAGAATAGAGCCTCGGTCTGGGGTTGAGAGAATTTTAGATAGTAGTTTTTATTGGATAGCAAAAATCTTAGGTTGGGCGATCGCAGGTATTTTAGTTTGGATTACTATTCAAGTAGGACTAAAAGCTATACCAGCCATACAAACCTTTGGGCTAAATTTCTTTTCTACTAGTAGTTGGAATCCTGTTAACAATCAATATGGGGTGTGGCCCGCAATTTATGGGACTTTAGTAAGTTCTTTTATCGCCTTAGCTATTTCTGTCCCCATTGGTTTAGGAGTTGCTCTTTTCCTGAGTGAAGATTATATGCCTCCTAGCTTACAAAGAATTATGGTCTTTTTAGTAGAGCTTTTAGCAGCCATTCCCAGCGTAGTTTACGGGTTGTGGGGAATTTTTGTCTTGATTCCCTTTCTTAAAGGTTTCACCCCCCTACGAGGGCCAGGAATGCTACCTGCAGCCCTAATTTTATCAGTAATGATTTTACCCACAATTGCTGCTATTGCCCGCGACTCAATTATCAATGTTGATCAGGGTTTGCGCCAGGCTGCGGTTGGTTTAGGGGCGACTCGTTGGGAAGCTATTCTACAAATAATATTACCTGCTGCCTCTTCGGGTATTATCGGCGGTATTATGTTGGCTTTGGGTAGAGCTTTGGGGGAAACAATGGCAGTTACTATGTTAATCGGTAACTCTAATACTGCCACCATCGATGTGTTTAAGCCTTCTAATACCATCTCCTCTTTACTTGCCAATCAATTTGCTGAGGCTAGTGGTTTGCAAGTATCCGCTTTAATGTATGCAGCGTTAATCTTGTTTTTAATTACTTTAGTAGTTAACGTTTTAGCTCAGTTACTAGTTAAGAGATTACAAAGAATTTAG
- a CDS encoding phosphate ABC transporter inner membrane subunit PstA produces MIKQTPSTPSGFEAFNLKRNPTSPRTLFGLIMSGIAGLFTLLAVIPLFIILIYLLTKGISSLSPAVFTQLPPPPMLDGGGFGNAIVGTIIMVGIGALISVPIGVMAAIYLSEFNEGKMAESIRFATNVLSGVPSIIVGVFAYSAIVLATKSYSAWAGGFALAILMLPIIVRTTDESLKLVPQEVRQASVGIGANQYQTVLQVVLPAALPAIITGVTLSIARAAGETAPLLFTALFTQYWPNWNNLLVEPTASLAVLVYNFAIVPFQNQQELAWGAAFILVLLVLATSILSRLATAKRTY; encoded by the coding sequence ATGATCAAACAAACACCCTCCACACCTTCAGGTTTTGAAGCATTTAACCTCAAACGCAATCCAACTTCACCTCGTACTTTATTTGGCTTAATTATGAGTGGTATTGCTGGCTTATTTACTTTGCTGGCAGTTATCCCCCTATTTATCATTTTGATTTACCTATTAACTAAAGGCATAAGCTCCCTTTCCCCTGCTGTATTTACCCAGTTACCTCCACCTCCGATGTTAGATGGGGGAGGATTTGGCAATGCTATTGTGGGAACAATAATTATGGTAGGTATTGGGGCATTAATTAGTGTGCCTATAGGAGTGATGGCAGCAATTTATCTGTCGGAATTTAACGAAGGAAAAATGGCAGAATCGATTCGTTTTGCTACTAATGTACTCAGTGGTGTACCTTCAATTATTGTGGGGGTATTTGCCTATAGTGCAATTGTTTTAGCCACTAAAAGTTATTCCGCTTGGGCTGGAGGTTTTGCCTTAGCTATCTTAATGCTACCAATTATTGTGCGTACCACCGATGAATCCTTAAAACTAGTACCTCAAGAAGTACGTCAGGCATCCGTTGGCATTGGGGCAAATCAATATCAAACAGTTTTACAAGTAGTATTACCTGCTGCTTTACCTGCAATTATTACAGGTGTAACCCTTTCGATCGCGCGGGCTGCGGGAGAAACTGCACCTTTATTATTTACAGCTTTATTTACTCAATATTGGCCCAACTGGAATAACTTATTAGTTGAGCCGACAGCTTCTTTAGCAGTATTGGTTTATAACTTTGCGATCGTTCCTTTCCAAAACCAGCAAGAATTAGCTTGGGGTGCAGCTTTCATTCTTGTATTGTTAGTTTTGGCAACCAGTATTCTTTCTCGACTGGCAACCGCTAAACGAACTTATTAG
- a CDS encoding putative L-lactate permease, translated as MELIVYGLLALAPIITVFLLLVIARRSAMQVMLVAYIVTSAIALFVWQVPLTAIAASTIQGLVMAAEILYIIFGAILLLNILRESGAIATIRRGLLAVSPDRRIQAIIIVWLFGSFLEGASGFGTPAAVCSPLLVALGFPALAAVTIALIANSTSVVFGAVGIPVLLGINTGLEGANIVNNYIAEQGFTYAEYFKLIVIRVGVLNSIIGTLIPLFMVCTLTRYFGECLPSNGGESWREGLAVGWFALFAGLAFTVPSTLTAIFLGAEFPSLIGGLVGLAIVVPAAQNRFLTPKQVWEFPPRETWSDGWSGSLTAAINNEARSDLSLLNAWTPYVLIGLFLMLSRLPFLPFQGLLQALKFNSSSLLGTGIGINSQPLYLPGTIFILVAILTYFLHRMKRKATIRATVNAVSTLKGTALVLAAAVPMARVFINSGFNESNLASMPVTLADGVASLAGSSYPFFAPTIGAMGSFIAGSATVSNMMFSLFQFGVATKIGASGAVVTALQAIGAAAGNMICVSNVVAASATVGLSGCEGLLIRRVLLPLTYYLMVAGILGAIAIYLKVSVVVG; from the coding sequence ATGGAACTTATAGTTTATGGTTTACTAGCTTTAGCTCCAATTATAACTGTCTTTTTATTGCTGGTAATTGCTAGACGCTCGGCAATGCAAGTTATGCTAGTAGCCTACATAGTCACAAGTGCGATCGCCCTATTTGTCTGGCAAGTTCCCTTAACTGCGATCGCTGCTTCTACTATACAAGGATTAGTGATGGCAGCAGAAATTCTCTATATTATCTTTGGAGCAATTCTACTGCTAAACATCTTACGAGAATCTGGAGCGATCGCTACTATTCGACGCGGACTATTAGCGGTTTCTCCTGACAGACGCATTCAGGCAATAATTATCGTCTGGCTATTCGGCAGCTTTTTAGAGGGTGCTTCTGGCTTTGGTACACCTGCTGCTGTCTGTAGCCCTTTGTTAGTAGCTTTGGGTTTCCCAGCTTTAGCTGCTGTTACTATTGCCTTGATTGCCAACAGTACCTCTGTTGTTTTTGGAGCGGTAGGTATTCCAGTCTTATTAGGAATTAATACTGGTTTAGAGGGAGCAAATATAGTAAACAACTACATTGCCGAACAGGGTTTTACCTACGCAGAGTATTTCAAGTTAATTGTGATTAGAGTCGGGGTTTTAAATAGCATTATCGGTACTTTAATTCCCCTATTTATGGTCTGTACTTTAACTCGCTACTTCGGTGAGTGCTTGCCCTCAAATGGAGGTGAATCGTGGCGGGAAGGATTAGCTGTAGGCTGGTTTGCCTTATTTGCAGGATTAGCTTTTACTGTTCCTTCGACTTTGACAGCAATCTTTTTAGGTGCAGAGTTTCCTTCACTAATTGGTGGCTTAGTAGGTCTAGCAATTGTTGTCCCCGCAGCCCAAAACAGGTTTTTGACTCCAAAACAAGTTTGGGAGTTTCCCCCAAGAGAAACTTGGTCGGATGGGTGGTCGGGTAGCTTAACCGCAGCGATCAATAATGAAGCACGATCAGATCTTAGTTTATTAAATGCTTGGACTCCCTATGTGTTAATAGGCTTGTTTTTAATGCTCTCTAGACTGCCATTTTTGCCGTTTCAGGGGTTGCTTCAAGCTCTCAAGTTTAACTCATCTAGTTTATTGGGAACAGGAATAGGCATTAACTCCCAACCTCTTTATCTCCCAGGAACAATATTTATCTTGGTGGCAATTCTGACTTATTTCCTGCACCGCATGAAAAGAAAAGCAACGATCCGAGCAACAGTTAATGCAGTCTCCACTCTTAAAGGAACAGCCCTAGTTTTAGCTGCTGCCGTACCGATGGCGAGAGTATTTATCAACTCTGGCTTCAATGAATCCAATCTTGCCAGTATGCCTGTAACTTTAGCAGATGGTGTTGCTAGTTTAGCTGGTTCTAGCTACCCCTTTTTTGCCCCCACCATTGGCGCGATGGGTTCTTTCATCGCTGGTAGTGCCACCGTCAGCAACATGATGTTTTCCCTATTCCAATTTGGAGTAGCTACTAAAATTGGTGCTTCGGGAGCGGTAGTTACAGCCCTGCAAGCTATTGGTGCTGCTGCGGGTAACATGATTTGTGTGTCTAATGTAGTAGCTGCTTCGGCTACAGTGGGCTTAAGCGGTTGTGAAGGATTGCTAATTCGCCGAGTATTATTGCCCCTGACTTATTATCTGATGGTCGCGGGTATTTTAGGGGCTATCGCTATTTACCTAAAAGTAAGCGTAGTCGTTGGCTAG
- a CDS encoding transposase, whose amino-acid sequence MSGVPKIAIFESVEELKLLMKKQKTGLGYAKVQALYY is encoded by the coding sequence ATGTCTGGAGTACCTAAAATAGCAATATTTGAATCAGTAGAAGAACTAAAATTACTGATGAAGAAACAAAAAACAGGATTGGGATATGCTAAAGTACAAGCATTGTACTACTGA
- a CDS encoding putative ATP-NAD/AcoX kinase → MELKRAIIAYKAGDETSREWAKRCATELESLQCQVLLGPSGIKDNPYPVFLANSVDKIDLAVVLGGDGTILAAARHLAPEGIPILAVNVGGHLGFLTEPFELFQNTQVVWDRLQSDHYAMQKRMMLEAQLYEGQRPQLKPLGETYYCLNEMCIKPASIDRMPTSILEMEADGQVIDQYSGDGLLVSTPTGSTGYTVSANGPILHPGMWAIAITPICPLSLSGRPLVLPPGSVVSVCPLKDYEVNTKLWTDGSLATTIWPGQRVVIKMAKCQANFIILRESYSFYQTLREKLQWAGTRIHYQNLS, encoded by the coding sequence GTGGAATTAAAACGTGCAATCATTGCCTACAAAGCAGGAGATGAGACTAGCAGAGAATGGGCTAAAAGGTGCGCAACAGAGCTAGAATCCCTTCAATGCCAAGTATTATTAGGGCCAAGCGGTATTAAAGATAATCCTTATCCTGTATTTTTGGCAAATTCAGTTGATAAAATTGATTTAGCAGTGGTTTTAGGTGGTGATGGTACAATTCTTGCTGCTGCTAGACATTTAGCCCCAGAAGGTATTCCCATTTTGGCAGTTAATGTCGGTGGACACCTGGGGTTTTTAACTGAACCTTTTGAATTATTTCAGAATACACAAGTAGTTTGGGATCGTTTACAATCAGACCACTATGCAATGCAAAAGCGCATGATGTTAGAGGCTCAACTATATGAAGGTCAACGTCCCCAATTAAAGCCCCTAGGAGAAACCTATTATTGCCTCAACGAAATGTGTATTAAACCTGCCAGCATTGATCGGATGCCCACCTCAATTTTAGAAATGGAAGCAGACGGACAAGTGATAGATCAGTATAGTGGTGATGGTTTATTGGTTTCCACCCCCACAGGATCTACAGGTTATACAGTTTCCGCTAATGGCCCAATTTTACACCCTGGGATGTGGGCGATCGCTATTACCCCTATTTGTCCCCTCAGTCTTTCTGGTCGCCCTCTAGTTTTACCCCCTGGTAGTGTTGTTAGTGTCTGTCCCCTAAAAGATTATGAGGTTAATACTAAACTGTGGACAGATGGGTCTTTAGCTACAACTATTTGGCCAGGGCAGCGAGTTGTAATTAAAATGGCTAAGTGTCAGGCGAATTTTATTATTTTGCGTGAAAGTTATTCTTTTTATCAAACTTTAAGGGAAAAACTACAGTGGGCAGGTACAAGGATTCATTATCAAAATCTTAGTTAA